In Candidatus Paceibacterota bacterium, one genomic interval encodes:
- a CDS encoding DUF2721 domain-containing protein, which translates to MPSTPLHELIPVLQVAIGPVILISGVGLLLLTLTNRYGRTIDRSRLLMRELRELAGADRERLEGQIQILYRRARLARLSILLSGVSVLLASVLIIVLFLTALLRLDLGLLISLLFIACLLALSGSLVAFLRDMNLSLGALKLELGHRHAQD; encoded by the coding sequence ATGCCTTCGACACCACTGCATGAGCTGATTCCTGTGCTGCAAGTGGCCATCGGCCCGGTCATCCTGATCTCGGGCGTCGGCCTGTTGTTGCTTACGCTCACCAACCGCTACGGGCGGACGATTGACCGCTCCCGGCTGCTGATGCGCGAGTTGCGGGAACTGGCGGGTGCGGACCGGGAGCGGCTGGAGGGACAAATTCAAATTCTCTATCGCCGGGCGCGGCTCGCGCGGCTTTCCATCCTGTTATCGGGGGTGAGCGTGCTGCTGGCGTCAGTGCTGATTATTGTGCTGTTTCTGACGGCGCTGCTGCGGTTGGACTTGGGGCTGCTGATCAGCTTGCTGTTCATCGCGTGCCTGCTGGCATTAAGCGGCTCGCTGGTGGCGTTTCTCCGGGACATGAACCTGTCGCTCGGCGCGCTGAAACTGGAGTTGGGGCATCGGCACGCACAGGATTAG
- a CDS encoding sialidase family protein yields the protein MQVVRSNPPRSTANPRRFKNASSLRRKAGIVLAAAFVGGMLLPRAVCGAPAIENRVVLDIEASKDNPRNSEGAFITLKSGRILFLYTQFYGGGADESPARIVSVCSDDAGRTWNRDPRVVVENTGRENVMSVSLLRLASGRIALFYLIKNSLHDCRPWMQISTDEAQSWSAPRLVVDAPGYFVLNNDRVIQLGTGRLIAPVAFHRTRRSDPRDHRTWDSRAIALWYLSDDEGMTWREASDWWVLPLPSRTGLQEPGVVELPGGHLFTWARTDQGAQWGCVSTNAGWSWPPPAATALKSPISPASLKRLPGSDDLLAVFNDHSGAFPFPEGKRTPLVAAISSDGGRTWPVRKLLEDDPKGMYCYTAIHFAGDAVLLGYFDFRGIDSKSANRLRIRLLSLDWLRAATK from the coding sequence ATGCAAGTAGTACGTTCCAACCCGCCTCGCAGCACCGCCAATCCGCGGCGATTCAAGAATGCGAGCAGCCTTCGCCGCAAGGCCGGAATCGTTCTGGCAGCGGCCTTTGTGGGAGGCATGCTGCTTCCGCGTGCCGTGTGCGGGGCGCCGGCGATCGAGAACCGCGTCGTGCTCGACATCGAAGCGTCCAAAGACAATCCTCGCAACTCGGAAGGCGCCTTCATCACCCTCAAGTCCGGCCGCATCCTCTTCCTCTACACCCAGTTCTATGGCGGCGGCGCGGACGAAAGCCCGGCCCGGATTGTTTCAGTTTGCTCCGACGACGCCGGCCGAACCTGGAACCGCGACCCCCGCGTGGTGGTAGAAAACACCGGGCGCGAGAATGTGATGAGCGTTTCGCTGCTGCGCCTCGCGAGCGGCAGAATTGCGCTGTTCTACCTCATCAAGAACAGCCTGCACGATTGCCGGCCCTGGATGCAGATTTCCACCGACGAGGCCCAAAGCTGGTCCGCGCCCAGGCTGGTAGTCGATGCGCCCGGCTACTTTGTGCTCAATAACGACCGGGTCATCCAGCTTGGCACGGGCCGGCTCATCGCGCCTGTGGCGTTCCATCGCACGCGGCGGTCCGACCCGCGGGACCACCGTACTTGGGACTCCCGCGCGATCGCCCTTTGGTATCTGTCGGACGACGAGGGAATGACCTGGCGCGAGGCGAGCGATTGGTGGGTGCTGCCGCTCCCCAGCCGTACCGGCTTGCAGGAGCCGGGCGTGGTTGAACTGCCCGGCGGCCACTTGTTCACCTGGGCGCGGACGGACCAGGGCGCGCAATGGGGCTGCGTCTCGACCAATGCCGGCTGGTCGTGGCCGCCGCCCGCCGCCACCGCCCTGAAGTCGCCGATCTCTCCCGCCAGCCTGAAGCGCTTGCCCGGCTCGGACGACTTGCTGGCCGTGTTCAACGACCATTCCGGCGCCTTTCCGTTCCCGGAGGGCAAACGCACGCCGCTGGTCGCCGCGATCTCCTCCGATGGCGGCCGGACCTGGCCCGTGCGAAAGCTTCTGGAAGACGACCCGAAGGGCATGTACTGCTACACGGCGATTCATTTTGCGGGGGATGCGGTGCTGCTGGGCTACTTCGACTTCCGGGGCATTGATTCCAAGTCCGCCAACCGGCTCCGCATCCGGCTCCTCAGCCTTGATTGGCTGCGCGCCGCCACGAAGTAA
- a CDS encoding YfhO family protein: protein MSGEAIRARREDLLVVAAIGLFAAVLCFAGTKLVESWDYVQFLGPNLQFLREAVQEGRLPLWNPYIGLGRPYLADTQMLVFYPPVYLICLGQGLGSFLLVWLHCALGVFGMRALGGALQVGRWQSYFMAACYLGSCSLTARWMTGQVHYCWALCYVPALFYCALRTEGPWRCERIGWHALLLALQFLCGHPQVFWFTGIGQGVFILGRAVRLPLGQALLDAVRSLGQLGAAGIWCTGLVAMVLLPFLELAKQGNRYRASPAFANYFKLEWAEFESLLSPLGIWGGREWVTWETTLYFGPIALVFGLAGLCRLREHSVRGLLAVVIVALLLALGDNTPFFPLFYKWLPGFSGFRIHPREAVLAVLALICAAGIWLSRPHPRLRALWRRKFGTPVSPVLVGAVLLQGLSLVYGTWIIKQACNYTVIFKVRPDHSFQRVLAAQLREAGLLEPAQPPPRVCVPWALVPANYAMVYRYSTFDANCSLFLRRPWEYLHSTLGIQPPDFDNNSLAGEVYDRGPFPYPDLGLVAGVDTSEWTLQFASNAAPRAYVVYATEVVDEAGGVLKRLVQGHDIHKSALLEKPLSDPLAPHSSLPGAAATIRRFEPNWLLVEVEAKTNGLLVLSEAWYPGWRAEIDGQTRACVPANHWMRAVPVPAGRHLVRVYFHQNYLLPGLLISIACAGMLLLILAGPKEAAAPCPTTASREKVRVTSWRRAANQG from the coding sequence ATGTCAGGCGAAGCAATTCGGGCCCGGCGGGAGGACCTGCTGGTGGTGGCCGCCATTGGGCTGTTTGCCGCCGTCCTGTGCTTTGCCGGCACCAAGCTGGTGGAGAGCTGGGACTACGTGCAGTTTCTGGGGCCGAACCTGCAGTTTCTGAGGGAGGCCGTGCAGGAAGGGCGGTTGCCGTTATGGAACCCTTACATCGGTCTGGGGCGGCCATACCTGGCAGACACACAGATGCTGGTCTTCTATCCGCCTGTCTATCTGATTTGCCTGGGGCAGGGACTCGGGAGCTTTCTGCTGGTCTGGCTGCACTGCGCACTGGGTGTGTTCGGCATGAGGGCGCTGGGAGGGGCGCTCCAGGTGGGGCGCTGGCAGAGCTATTTCATGGCGGCCTGTTATCTGGGGAGCTGCTCCTTGACCGCGCGGTGGATGACGGGGCAGGTGCACTATTGCTGGGCACTTTGCTATGTCCCAGCGTTGTTTTATTGTGCTTTGCGGACGGAAGGACCTTGGCGGTGCGAGCGAATCGGGTGGCACGCCCTGTTGCTGGCGCTGCAGTTTCTATGCGGTCACCCGCAGGTGTTCTGGTTCACGGGAATTGGCCAGGGGGTATTCATTCTCGGCCGGGCGGTGCGGCTGCCGTTGGGCCAGGCGCTGCTGGACGCCGTGCGGAGCCTTGGCCAACTGGGAGCGGCGGGTATCTGGTGCACAGGGCTGGTGGCCATGGTGCTGCTGCCCTTCCTCGAGCTGGCGAAGCAGGGCAACCGGTATAGGGCGTCGCCGGCGTTTGCAAATTACTTTAAGCTCGAGTGGGCTGAGTTTGAAAGCCTACTTAGTCCTCTCGGAATCTGGGGGGGCCGCGAGTGGGTTACTTGGGAGACAACCCTTTACTTCGGTCCAATTGCATTGGTATTCGGGCTGGCAGGATTGTGCCGGTTGCGCGAGCACAGCGTGCGCGGCCTGCTAGCAGTGGTCATCGTTGCCTTACTGCTGGCGCTGGGCGACAACACGCCGTTCTTTCCACTGTTCTACAAGTGGCTGCCCGGCTTCAGTGGGTTTAGGATACATCCGCGCGAGGCTGTGCTGGCGGTGCTAGCGTTGATCTGTGCCGCCGGGATTTGGCTCAGCCGGCCGCACCCCCGTCTCCGGGCCCTGTGGAGACGCAAGTTCGGCACCCCGGTTTCGCCTGTCTTGGTCGGGGCGGTTTTATTGCAGGGGCTTAGCCTGGTCTATGGCACGTGGATCATCAAGCAGGCCTGCAACTACACCGTTATCTTCAAAGTGCGACCGGACCATTCGTTTCAGCGGGTTCTGGCAGCGCAATTGCGCGAGGCGGGCTTACTGGAACCGGCGCAGCCGCCGCCGCGGGTGTGCGTGCCCTGGGCACTGGTCCCGGCGAACTACGCCATGGTGTATCGCTACAGCACATTCGACGCAAACTGCTCCTTGTTCCTGCGGCGTCCTTGGGAATACCTACACTCAACGCTTGGGATTCAGCCGCCTGACTTCGATAACAACTCGCTCGCCGGGGAGGTGTACGATCGCGGCCCGTTCCCATATCCCGACTTGGGACTGGTGGCGGGAGTGGACACGAGCGAATGGACGCTGCAGTTTGCATCCAACGCGGCCCCGCGGGCGTATGTAGTCTATGCGACGGAGGTAGTGGATGAGGCGGGTGGCGTTCTGAAACGTCTCGTGCAGGGGCATGATATTCACAAGAGCGCCTTGCTGGAGAAGCCCTTGTCAGATCCTCTGGCCCCTCACAGCAGCCTGCCTGGGGCGGCAGCAACCATCCGCCGTTTTGAGCCGAACTGGCTGCTGGTTGAAGTGGAAGCCAAAACGAATGGCCTGCTGGTGCTGAGTGAAGCTTGGTACCCTGGCTGGCGGGCGGAAATTGACGGGCAAACCCGGGCCTGCGTACCCGCCAACCACTGGATGAGGGCCGTCCCCGTGCCTGCGGGGCGACACCTGGTCCGGGTTTATTTCCACCAGAATTACTTGCTGCCCGGGTTGCTGATCTCGATAGCCTGCGCCGGAATGCTGCTGCTGATTCTGGCCGGGCCAAAAGAGGCAGCGGCGCCTTGCCCAACAACCGCTTCGCGAGAGAAGGTCAGGGTTACTTCGTGGCGGCGCGCAGCCAATCAAGGCTGA
- a CDS encoding UvrB/UvrC motif-containing protein has product MSDSVDLRRILTGWPFDPENDARIVRGDDGREILQVRTPLGIEQYELDDRPDGLRPHGMESALEYHLHRLNQAKFAGREDQFALSPQECGELFHEGTLYYFRYVRLFQLKDWARTIRDTARNLRAFDFLHRYARREEDQQFMEKWRPYILRVNASAAVMQTMEKGAYDQALKIARDAIQKIEGLAEIEDETFTFERERSLMALRELESQIQKNRPLSELEQLEHQLRRAIDRQEFERAAQLRDRIRVLRQQHIC; this is encoded by the coding sequence ATGAGCGATTCCGTTGATCTGCGCCGAATCCTGACGGGCTGGCCGTTCGACCCGGAAAACGACGCGCGCATCGTGCGCGGCGACGACGGGCGGGAGATTCTTCAGGTGCGCACGCCGCTGGGGATCGAGCAATACGAGCTGGATGACCGGCCTGACGGCCTCCGCCCGCACGGGATGGAATCCGCGCTGGAGTACCACCTGCATCGGCTTAACCAGGCCAAGTTCGCCGGGCGCGAAGACCAGTTCGCGCTCAGCCCGCAGGAGTGCGGCGAGCTTTTTCACGAAGGGACGCTCTACTACTTCCGCTACGTGCGGCTGTTTCAGCTCAAGGACTGGGCGCGCACCATCCGCGACACCGCGCGCAACCTCCGCGCGTTTGATTTCCTGCACCGCTACGCCCGGCGCGAGGAGGACCAGCAATTCATGGAAAAGTGGCGCCCCTACATCCTGCGGGTCAACGCCAGCGCCGCCGTCATGCAGACCATGGAAAAGGGCGCCTACGACCAAGCGCTGAAGATCGCCCGGGACGCCATCCAAAAGATCGAAGGGCTTGCGGAGATTGAGGACGAGACCTTCACCTTCGAGCGGGAGCGCTCCCTCATGGCATTGCGCGAGCTGGAGTCGCAAATACAGAAGAACCGCCCCCTGTCCGAGCTGGAGCAGTTGGAGCATCAACTGCGCCGCGCGATTGACCGGCAGGAATTCGAGCGCGCCGCCCAGTTGCGCGACCGCATCCGCGTGCTCCGGCAGCAGCACATCTGCTGA